CATCTCGGTTGTGTCCCTCGCTGATGCGTTGAGCCAAGCCAGTGGCGTCGAGGCGACGGCGCTCGCCACTCAAGGAAACTCCTTGGTGCACACCTACCAGTGGGCCTTCCAGTGGGGGCCCGGACTGGTCGCGGGCATCGGGAACGGTTTGCTGCTGGGCTACTTGATGTACCGATCGGCGCTTGTGCCGCCTCGCATGGCGCTGTTGGGCCTCATCGGTGGCTCCTTGCTGATCGTGGAGTTCGTGCTGATCCTCGCCGGTGCGTTCGAGAATGGATCGACGGCTTCTGGACTTCTGACACTGCCCGAGGCCGCGTGGGAGCTGTCTCTCGGGATCTACTGCGCGTGGAAGGGGTTCAGGCCCGAGAGCCCGCTTGCCAGACCAGAAGTGGCGACCGCTCTCTAGGGCGTCGCCGATCCAGACTTGGCGCCGGATAGCGTCCACCGCTGTGGGCGCGATGC
The sequence above is a segment of the Actinomycetes bacterium genome. Coding sequences within it:
- a CDS encoding DUF4386 domain-containing protein translates to MDVQRTGRIFGWLFIATFLTSIPARLLFVSGVGASWTDMHFVPGATSAASLKWGAVLEFGLIVTQIGTAVVIYPLVRRQNEAVALGYVAARLMESVFAAIGLMSIISVVSLADALSQASGVEATALATQGNSLVHTYQWAFQWGPGLVAGIGNGLLLGYLMYRSALVPPRMALLGLIGGSLLIVEFVLILAGAFENGSTASGLLTLPEAAWELSLGIYCAWKGFRPESPLARPEVATAL